One window of Candidatus Kapaibacterium sp. genomic DNA carries:
- a CDS encoding DUF3108 domain-containing protein, with amino-acid sequence MQHCAVVAAIVCLFNSVSAQLLQLDEELEYEVSYLSIPLGRIRIVTQGTESLGDRPVVRAVAYMESYPSIPFLSLRSEFRSWLDTSAAFSYRFEGWARQGNEEKHGKAEFDYRRRLIYVEEWENGRQVLARTYLLRARMNDGLSLLFAARRFVFSGKSYRFPTVVAGDTAATVIHFVGRREPVRISALPHPVQTVYFRGVANWTGIYGLTGAFEGWFSDDEARVPIRAKMRVYLGSITIELVRWRRQGWRPPEVHVGKAQ; translated from the coding sequence ATGCAGCACTGCGCCGTAGTGGCGGCAATAGTCTGTCTATTCAACTCTGTCTCAGCCCAGCTGCTACAGTTGGACGAGGAGCTGGAGTACGAGGTCTCTTACCTGAGCATCCCTTTGGGCAGGATCCGGATCGTTACGCAGGGTACAGAGTCCCTCGGTGATCGACCAGTTGTCAGGGCTGTGGCGTACATGGAGTCGTACCCCAGTATCCCCTTCTTGAGCCTGCGCTCGGAGTTCCGAAGCTGGTTGGACACTTCAGCTGCCTTCTCGTACCGCTTTGAGGGCTGGGCGAGGCAGGGCAATGAGGAGAAGCATGGGAAGGCAGAGTTTGACTACCGACGGCGCCTCATCTATGTAGAGGAGTGGGAGAACGGGCGGCAGGTTTTAGCCCGCACGTATCTGCTCCGAGCACGAATGAACGATGGGCTCTCGCTGCTGTTCGCGGCCCGGCGCTTCGTCTTCTCGGGTAAGAGCTATCGCTTTCCTACGGTTGTGGCAGGGGATACGGCGGCTACAGTCATCCACTTCGTAGGGCGCCGCGAGCCTGTGCGGATTTCGGCCCTGCCTCATCCAGTGCAGACGGTGTATTTTCGTGGCGTAGCGAACTGGACAGGCATCTATGGCTTGACTGGGGCGTTTGAAGGATGGTTCAGCGATGACGAGGCACGGGTACCGATCCGGGCGAAGATGCGGGTCTACCTTGGGAGCATCACCATAGAGCTCGTCCGCTGGAGGCGGCAGGGATGGCGGCCACCGGAGGTACACGTCGGAAAGGCTCAGTGA
- a CDS encoding S41 family peptidase — MGSLRRQLLGAVALVFLGIVIGVWWSRPLLSVDNVYEQLRKFSDALNYIYRNYVEEVDSQRLVEAAIKGMLDSLDPHSVYIPVSEMQRVEEDFRGSFEGIGIEFDVINDTITVIAPIAGGPAEALGIQAGDKIVTIDGQNAVGLSRSEVPRRLRGPKGTVVRVGIRRAGMKEILEFTITRDRIPIYSVDAAFVIEGTDIGYIRINRFSATTYQEFREALQRLQAAGMRKLILDLRGNPGGFMDQAIRIADEFVPGGHRIVYTRGRVPEFNEDYYSRDGQPYERMPLIVLVNRASASASEIVSGAVQDLDRGLIVGETTFGKGSVQRQYELPDGAGLRVTVSFYYTPSGRMIQRPYKGKSRQQYVADQEELSEEGENFAHKESSREDTTRPVFKTLHGRKVLGGGGITPDYIIRSDTVTPLSVELRRHGLFWKVAEEYLANHRAALERQYGANYWAFVRDFRLPSTVIDRLRGHAREQGIKWDEEHFRTDAAYIEHVIKAQIARAIWGNNAFAAVMLQVDRQAQKALELFPEAIRIARLQ, encoded by the coding sequence ATGGGTTCCCTCCGTCGTCAGCTCTTGGGGGCTGTTGCCCTGGTCTTCTTGGGGATTGTGATCGGGGTTTGGTGGAGCCGCCCGCTCCTCTCCGTTGACAACGTCTACGAGCAGCTCCGGAAGTTCAGCGATGCTCTCAACTACATCTACCGCAACTACGTGGAGGAGGTAGACTCGCAGCGCTTAGTGGAGGCGGCTATCAAAGGGATGCTGGATAGCCTAGACCCCCACTCAGTCTACATCCCCGTTAGCGAAATGCAGCGCGTGGAGGAAGATTTCCGCGGTAGCTTCGAGGGCATTGGGATAGAGTTCGACGTCATCAACGACACCATTACCGTTATTGCTCCGATTGCAGGAGGTCCAGCCGAGGCGCTGGGGATCCAAGCGGGGGATAAGATTGTCACCATTGACGGGCAGAATGCTGTAGGACTCTCGCGCAGTGAAGTCCCACGTCGCCTCCGAGGACCGAAGGGGACCGTCGTCCGAGTTGGAATTCGACGGGCGGGGATGAAGGAGATCCTAGAGTTCACCATTACGCGGGACCGCATTCCGATCTACAGCGTGGATGCAGCCTTCGTCATAGAAGGGACGGACATCGGCTACATTCGAATCAACCGCTTCTCCGCCACTACGTACCAAGAGTTTCGTGAAGCCCTCCAACGCCTTCAGGCTGCAGGGATGCGCAAACTCATACTAGACCTACGCGGCAATCCTGGCGGCTTTATGGACCAGGCGATTCGAATAGCAGACGAGTTCGTCCCAGGCGGCCACCGGATTGTCTATACGCGTGGGCGCGTACCGGAGTTCAACGAGGACTACTATTCTCGTGATGGCCAGCCGTATGAGCGGATGCCCCTCATTGTGTTGGTCAACCGGGCTTCGGCTTCCGCTAGTGAGATCGTCAGCGGAGCTGTGCAGGACTTAGACCGCGGACTGATCGTCGGCGAGACGACCTTTGGAAAGGGGTCCGTACAGCGACAGTACGAGCTGCCAGATGGTGCTGGACTGCGGGTAACGGTGTCGTTCTACTACACCCCTTCCGGCCGCATGATCCAGCGCCCATACAAGGGGAAGAGTCGTCAACAGTACGTTGCTGATCAAGAGGAGCTGTCCGAGGAGGGTGAGAACTTCGCGCATAAGGAGAGTTCTCGCGAGGATACGACTCGCCCTGTGTTCAAGACCCTCCATGGCCGAAAGGTACTAGGAGGCGGTGGTATCACTCCGGACTACATCATCCGCTCCGATACGGTAACACCGCTGTCGGTAGAGCTGCGCCGCCATGGGCTGTTCTGGAAGGTGGCCGAGGAGTACTTGGCAAACCATCGGGCGGCGCTGGAGCGACAGTATGGTGCAAACTACTGGGCATTCGTGCGTGACTTCCGCTTGCCTTCGACCGTCATAGACCGGCTGCGTGGGCATGCTCGCGAGCAAGGTATCAAATGGGACGAAGAGCACTTCCGTACGGATGCCGCTTACATTGAGCACGTCATCAAGGCCCAGATCGCACGGGCTATCTGGGGGAACAACGCCTTTGCGGCGGTTATGCTCCAAGTTGACCGCCAGGCGCAGAAGGCGCTAGAGCTCTTTCCGGAGGCAATCCGGATCGCACGACTGCAGTAG
- a CDS encoding alkaline phosphatase family protein has product MLRLLFCVVVAAILAGSRGVGAGPTPRLVVVLVFDQMRGDYLWRWQPLWSSGFKRLLSEGFWYRNCLIQHGATVTCAGHATLATGAPPSQHGISGNTLVTDCCPRRLVGCAADTSGLPSTMWLRLPTLGDALRERFPQAKVISLSHKARAALMMGGHSPTAVLWLDPEQDGLVTSPTQAPPAWLSEWNRRHSAWQYAGRVWEPLLPASFAPIDSVPWEARFPEGSSAFPHRLPDTTKAFWDAFLLSPFSVAWLMDAARTAIHSEALGRDSIPDILWVSISTTDIVGHYFGPESRELLELYLSCDQILGEFLQFLDDSIGRSHYVVVVTSDHGVAPVPEMLLQAGPGAYPGIDAGRISTEELALFLHRRLIASFGSQAGLHWFILEPPIMLLNRELIRQSQHEPEVVLDSLVRWLREYEGIGIVLRASELRQPPADRVADTLYTLLQRSFPPRNAGDILLYPRPFWIFGTDVPATHGTPYEYDRFIPLVFFGAGIPCGSSTEPTTPEDVAPTLAALLQIRLPTATGRALPHVLGSPTTH; this is encoded by the coding sequence ATGCTGCGCCTCCTCTTTTGCGTCGTAGTAGCTGCTATCCTAGCCGGGAGCAGAGGAGTCGGAGCTGGGCCGACGCCACGACTCGTCGTCGTCCTAGTCTTCGACCAAATGCGAGGTGACTACCTATGGCGTTGGCAGCCTCTGTGGAGTTCAGGCTTCAAGAGGCTCCTCTCTGAAGGCTTCTGGTACCGCAACTGCCTCATCCAGCACGGTGCCACCGTCACGTGCGCTGGACACGCGACACTGGCCACAGGGGCTCCCCCTAGCCAGCACGGCATCAGTGGCAACACACTCGTCACTGACTGCTGTCCGCGCCGCCTCGTTGGTTGCGCTGCAGACACTTCAGGCCTTCCCTCCACGATGTGGCTACGCCTCCCCACATTAGGAGATGCCCTGCGAGAGCGGTTCCCACAGGCTAAGGTTATTTCTCTCTCGCACAAGGCACGTGCAGCCCTCATGATGGGTGGTCACTCCCCCACGGCCGTGCTCTGGCTCGACCCTGAGCAGGACGGCTTAGTTACCTCCCCAACGCAAGCTCCACCAGCATGGCTCTCAGAATGGAATCGTCGCCATTCTGCATGGCAGTACGCTGGCAGGGTCTGGGAGCCGCTCCTGCCGGCTTCCTTTGCACCGATTGACTCCGTGCCCTGGGAAGCACGTTTCCCAGAAGGCTCCTCTGCATTCCCCCACCGGCTACCAGACACCACCAAGGCCTTCTGGGACGCCTTCCTCCTCTCCCCGTTCTCCGTCGCGTGGCTCATGGATGCAGCTCGCACTGCGATTCACTCTGAAGCTCTTGGCCGCGACTCCATCCCGGACATCCTCTGGGTCAGCATCTCCACCACAGACATCGTTGGCCACTACTTCGGACCGGAGAGCCGGGAGCTCCTGGAGCTCTACCTGAGCTGTGACCAAATCCTGGGCGAATTCCTCCAGTTCCTCGACGACTCCATCGGGCGTTCGCACTACGTCGTTGTAGTGACCTCTGACCACGGTGTTGCCCCTGTGCCGGAGATGCTCCTCCAGGCCGGACCAGGAGCCTATCCGGGGATTGACGCTGGCCGCATCAGTACTGAGGAGCTCGCTCTCTTCCTCCACCGACGCCTCATTGCCAGTTTCGGCAGCCAAGCAGGGTTACACTGGTTCATCCTGGAACCGCCGATTATGCTCCTCAACCGGGAGCTCATCCGCCAGAGTCAGCACGAGCCTGAGGTCGTTCTGGACAGCCTTGTACGCTGGTTACGTGAATATGAGGGGATCGGTATTGTGCTCCGAGCGTCGGAGCTACGGCAGCCCCCTGCCGACCGTGTTGCCGACACACTCTATACCCTCCTGCAACGCTCCTTCCCGCCGAGAAATGCTGGGGATATCCTCCTCTACCCGCGCCCTTTCTGGATCTTCGGCACTGACGTCCCAGCAACTCACGGAACGCCGTACGAGTACGACCGATTCATCCCTCTAGTCTTCTTCGGTGCCGGCATTCCTTGCGGTAGTTCCACCGAGCCGACGACGCCGGAAGACGTCGCTCCAACGCTTGCCGCACTGCTCCAAATTCGGCTACCCACGGCAACGGGCCGAGCACTGCCTCACGTCCTGGGTTCACCCACAACTCACTGA
- a CDS encoding thioredoxin family protein, protein MLALWTLIVPAWAYTIGDTVADFRLRNVDGTLVALSQYARDARGVVVVFTCNSCPYAKAYEQRIIELHQSFAPKGFPVLAIQPNDPQRSPDDSFEKMQQRAAEKGYPFPYVWDETQEVARRFGARRTPEVFLLRRAGEVFVVAYKGAIDDNSEDPSAVRQRYVADAINALLRGETPSVTQTRAVGCTIKWRRQ, encoded by the coding sequence ATGCTGGCTCTCTGGACTCTTATCGTTCCGGCTTGGGCGTACACTATCGGGGACACGGTGGCAGACTTCCGGTTGCGGAACGTGGATGGGACGCTCGTCGCTCTGAGCCAGTACGCTAGGGATGCCCGTGGTGTCGTTGTCGTCTTTACGTGCAATAGCTGCCCGTATGCGAAAGCATATGAGCAGCGCATCATAGAGCTCCACCAGAGCTTCGCTCCGAAAGGATTCCCGGTCTTGGCTATCCAACCGAACGACCCACAGCGTTCGCCAGACGACTCCTTCGAGAAGATGCAGCAGCGGGCGGCTGAGAAGGGGTATCCCTTCCCGTACGTCTGGGACGAGACACAAGAGGTGGCACGCCGCTTTGGGGCACGGCGAACCCCCGAGGTCTTCCTCTTACGACGGGCTGGGGAGGTGTTCGTTGTGGCGTACAAGGGGGCTATTGACGACAACAGCGAGGACCCGTCAGCAGTCCGGCAGCGCTACGTGGCTGACGCTATCAACGCGCTCCTGCGGGGAGAAACGCCTTCCGTAACGCAGACACGCGCTGTTGGCTGCACTATCAAGTGGCGGCGTCAGTGA
- a CDS encoding TlpA family protein disulfide reductase has protein sequence MRYRAEECVCATMASLAHKVRVALVAAGVAVSSIAAQAPFPVVTPTQLRQLLQRQGDTLVVVNLWATWCTPCLTELPLFDSLARRYAHLPVRVWLVNVDSQARRQQVLRFLARRRFQAYSLLLSYGRGDQWMDTLHPEWSGTLPATLFWRVTDSLSSLVEGEWTAAALEEHVQQYLRPR, from the coding sequence ATGCGCTACCGCGCTGAGGAGTGCGTCTGTGCTACTATGGCCAGTTTAGCCCATAAGGTGAGGGTCGCCTTGGTAGCAGCCGGAGTTGCAGTAAGCAGTATTGCTGCGCAGGCTCCATTCCCCGTTGTGACTCCAACGCAGCTCCGGCAGCTCCTGCAACGCCAGGGCGATACCCTTGTGGTGGTCAACCTGTGGGCGACGTGGTGCACTCCGTGCCTTACGGAGCTCCCGCTCTTCGACTCCCTAGCGCGTCGGTATGCACATCTGCCCGTTCGGGTGTGGCTGGTCAACGTGGACTCCCAGGCGCGGCGGCAGCAGGTCCTGCGCTTCCTTGCCCGACGCCGCTTCCAGGCATACTCTCTCCTGCTGTCGTACGGGCGTGGAGACCAGTGGATGGATACGCTCCATCCGGAGTGGTCGGGGACACTTCCGGCAACGCTCTTCTGGCGGGTGACAGATTCGCTGTCCAGCCTCGTGGAAGGGGAATGGACAGCTGCAGCTTTGGAGGAACATGTCCAACAGTACCTGCGACCTCGATGA
- a CDS encoding TrkA family potassium uptake protein produces MSLRVAIIGLGHFGRNLALRLTEEGCEVLAIDRNPEQVEFLQDRVAVAVTLDSTEARPLRKLGLRDVDVVVVAIGEDFQSSLLTTASLQEIGVKQIISRVISPVHERLLRLMGVQELVLPEAEAAEALANRLLLGRVRKAFELSPEYSIVEIEAPRHFIGKQLRDLGLRERYGVNLVTIKRVQQRAGLLSLGQHERVRVIGVPTPETIIEPGDILVVFGREQELHRLLEEE; encoded by the coding sequence ATGAGCCTCCGTGTTGCTATCATTGGGCTGGGCCACTTTGGGCGGAACTTAGCGCTACGCCTTACCGAAGAGGGATGCGAGGTCTTAGCCATTGACCGCAATCCTGAACAAGTGGAGTTCCTCCAGGATCGGGTTGCTGTAGCGGTGACGCTGGATTCGACCGAAGCCCGGCCCTTGCGAAAGCTGGGGCTGCGGGACGTGGATGTTGTGGTCGTCGCTATTGGGGAAGACTTCCAGAGCTCACTCCTAACGACGGCATCACTGCAGGAGATTGGGGTCAAGCAGATCATCAGTCGCGTCATCTCTCCTGTCCACGAGCGGCTTCTTCGCCTCATGGGGGTGCAGGAGCTGGTGCTGCCAGAGGCCGAGGCTGCTGAAGCTTTGGCCAATCGGCTACTGCTGGGAAGAGTCCGCAAGGCTTTTGAGCTTTCGCCAGAGTACAGTATCGTGGAGATAGAGGCCCCGCGCCACTTCATCGGTAAGCAGCTCCGCGACTTAGGCCTGCGTGAGCGCTATGGGGTGAACCTGGTCACCATTAAGCGGGTCCAGCAGCGAGCGGGGCTGCTGAGTTTGGGGCAGCACGAGCGTGTCCGCGTTATTGGGGTGCCGACACCAGAGACGATCATCGAGCCGGGAGATATCCTGGTTGTCTTTGGCCGAGAGCAAGAGCTTCACCGGCTGCTAGAGGAGGAATGA